A genomic window from Cucumis melo cultivar AY chromosome 8, USDA_Cmelo_AY_1.0, whole genome shotgun sequence includes:
- the LOC103502182 gene encoding alanine--glyoxylate aminotransferase 2 homolog 2, mitochondrial-like, with amino-acid sequence MQSFIRRRLFSPSSTSLSRLRYFSQPAHNHPSLHNDVPLPSIPPFDYSPPPYNGPSADQILSKRKEFLNPAICHYYRNPLLVVDGKMQYLFDDKGRRYLDAFGGIATVCCGHCHPDVVEAIINQTKRLQHSTVLYLNQSISDFAEALASKLPGDLKVVFFTNSGTEANELAIMMARLYTGCHDIISLRNAYHGNAAGTMGATAQSIWKFNVIQSGVHHALNPDPYRGVFGADGEMYAKDVQNLIEFGTSGQVGAFISEAIQGVGGIVELASGYLPAVYKSIKKAGGLCIADEVQAGFARTGSSFWGFESQGVVPDIVTVAKGIGNGTPLGAVVTTPEIAKVLTRSSYFNTFGGNPVCTAAGLAVLKVIEKEKLQENAHVVGTYLKDRLTALKDKHDIIGDVRGRGLMLGVELVTDRELKTPAKAETLHVMDQMKELGVLIGKGGYYGNVFRITPPLCFTKEDADFLVDAMDYTMSKM; translated from the exons ATGCAGAGCTTTATTCGCCGGAGGTTGTTTTCGCCGTCCAGCACCTCCCTGTCCCGCCTCCGTTACTTCTCTCAGCCCGCTCATAACCACCCTTCTCTTCACAATGACGTCCCTCTTCCTTCTATTCCCCCCTTCGATTACTCCCCTCCCCCTTACAATGGCCCTTCCGCTGATCAGATCCTCTCCAAGCGCAAGGAGTTTCTCAACCCTGCAATATGTCACTACTACCGGAATCCG TTGCTTGTGGTAGATGGAAAGATGCAATACTTGTTCGATGACAAAGGCCGTAGATATCTGGACGCTTTTGGCGGGATTGCGACGGTTTGCTGTGGACACTGTCATCCGGATGTGGTGGAGGCCATTATCAACCAAACCAAGCGTCTCCAACATTCCACTGTTCTCTATCTAAATCAGTCCATCTCTGATTTTGCCGAAGCTCTGGCTTCGAAGTTACCGGGAGATCTTAAG GTGGTCTTCTTCACTAATTCTGGGACGGAAGCCAACGAGCTTGCAATAATGATGGCTAGACTTTACACTGGATGCCACGACATAATATCACTAAGGAATGCTTATCATGGAAATGCAGCAGGGACCATGGGGGCCACTGCACAGAGTATCTGGAAATTCAATGTCATACAG AGTGGAGTTCATCATGCTTTGAACCCAGATCCATACAGAGGTGTCTTTGGTGCAGACGGCGAGATGTATGCAAAAGATGTTCAAAACTTGATTGAATTTGGAACTTCCGGTCAAGTTGGTGCTTTTATATCTGAAGCAATACAG GGAGTTGGGGGTATCGTTGAATTAGCCTCTGGTTACTTGCCTGCGGTGTATAAGTCCATAAAGAAAGCAGGAGGCCTCTGTATTGCCGATGAAGTTCAGGCAGGATTCGCTCGCACTGGGAGCTCCTTCTGGGGATTTGAGTCCCAAGGTGTTGTTCCTGACATAGTGACTGTGGCAAAG GGCATTGGCAATGGAACTCCTCTTGGTGCTGTAGTGACCACTCCGGAGATAGCAAAGGTTTTGACTCGTAGCAGTTACTTCAATACGTTTGGTGGAAACCCTGTTTGTACTGCTGCTGGACTAGCTGTTTTGAAAGTGATTGAGAAGGAAAAGCTTCAGGAGAACGCCCACGTCGTTGGCACCTACCTGAAAGATAGGCTCACTGCTTTGAAGGACAAACATGATA TTATTGGAGATGTGAGGGGAAGAGGACTGATGCTAGGTGTTGAACTAGTTACCGATCGTGAGCTTAAAACGCCTGCAAAAGCTGAAACATTGCATGTAATGGACCAGATGAAAG AATTAGGAGTGTTGATTGGGAAAGGTGGATACTATGGAAATGTGTTTAGAATAACTCCTCCCCTCTGCTTTACCAAGGAAGATGCAG ATTTCCTCGTGGATGCAATGGATTACACAATGTCTAAGATGTAA